A section of the Desulfobacterales bacterium genome encodes:
- a CDS encoding vWA domain-containing protein, whose amino-acid sequence MAIERFYIEGEDGYSEYWRRDKSPSEIPELARVLRSIRRISRYVGRNVGEIVWEGMQIKSGISLNPAFIMGKYPLPAHKTDVAVGMSIHKSYQVTEWSERFKGMILQELTLSPVQEFKFKLFFDMAEKIYVDLLSNRKMLGLYTEKHREWEILERRKYFLAPPSVEELLYIWWERSARRKDSVCGEVVARAAAIEVSEPSVIEKFYKEPLAVLDSIVGRLDKKCTEIPYVSERGAFRISLYRSIWDELLRYISSWPGNSVDPFAFPRDEVDETELEEEHPAITSKISDSSAAIEKEMKRGGGDYTEDIRSIVINKNEVVPIKENDVVMLADKKVDAKLLNDLRMVVQAVSIRNKSYNRGLVTGKIDRRRLYRATTTGTVFLQKKERYEIQNNFVVLIDCSGSMADPDKWARTQTVFQTLFAAIKGFNKKARLIGYNEVNNICKITELFRYGAFYTVYPNGKTASGEAIMATVLSLKGDYKRPFIVHITDGASNWGVSVKEAIAYCEEKKVNLLTLGIACSPSNKMALRNEYGNKVEFIDNIDALPRLFKNLLQFSKRV is encoded by the coding sequence TTGGCGATTGAAAGATTTTATATCGAGGGAGAAGACGGCTATTCTGAATACTGGCGAAGGGATAAATCGCCATCGGAGATACCCGAACTCGCAAGAGTACTTCGAAGTATACGACGGATTTCCCGGTATGTTGGTCGTAATGTCGGCGAAATCGTCTGGGAAGGAATGCAAATTAAAAGTGGTATTTCCCTGAATCCCGCCTTTATCATGGGGAAATATCCGCTTCCGGCCCACAAAACCGATGTGGCGGTGGGAATGTCGATTCATAAAAGTTATCAGGTTACGGAGTGGAGTGAGCGATTCAAGGGGATGATTTTGCAGGAACTGACGCTCTCTCCGGTTCAGGAGTTCAAGTTCAAGCTCTTTTTTGACATGGCGGAAAAAATTTACGTGGATCTGCTATCAAACCGAAAAATGCTGGGCCTGTATACCGAAAAACATCGAGAGTGGGAAATCCTGGAAAGACGCAAGTATTTTCTGGCCCCCCCCTCTGTAGAAGAGCTTCTTTATATCTGGTGGGAACGATCCGCCCGTCGAAAGGATTCCGTCTGCGGGGAAGTGGTTGCGCGTGCTGCGGCTATTGAGGTGTCCGAGCCGTCCGTCATTGAGAAATTTTATAAGGAACCGTTAGCGGTACTTGATTCCATTGTAGGCCGGCTTGATAAAAAATGCACTGAGATTCCTTACGTATCCGAGCGAGGAGCCTTTCGGATTTCCCTCTACAGGTCTATTTGGGATGAATTGCTTCGGTACATCTCCTCATGGCCCGGTAACAGCGTGGACCCGTTCGCGTTTCCCCGTGATGAGGTGGATGAAACCGAGTTGGAGGAGGAGCACCCTGCTATTACATCAAAGATATCAGATAGTTCTGCCGCAATTGAAAAAGAGATGAAACGGGGGGGCGGCGACTATACCGAAGATATAAGATCCATTGTGATCAATAAGAATGAGGTCGTTCCCATCAAGGAAAATGACGTTGTGATGTTGGCGGACAAGAAGGTGGACGCCAAGCTGCTCAATGACCTGCGAATGGTTGTCCAGGCCGTTTCCATTCGGAATAAAAGCTATAACCGGGGGCTTGTGACCGGCAAAATTGATCGAAGAAGGTTGTATCGGGCAACGACGACCGGCACCGTTTTTCTGCAGAAAAAAGAACGATATGAGATTCAGAATAATTTCGTGGTGCTGATTGATTGTTCCGGCTCAATGGCTGATCCGGATAAGTGGGCGCGTACACAGACCGTTTTTCAGACCCTCTTTGCCGCGATTAAAGGGTTTAATAAAAAAGCGCGCCTCATTGGGTATAATGAGGTGAACAATATATGTAAAATTACAGAGTTATTCCGATATGGCGCATTTTACACGGTGTATCCGAACGGCAAAACCGCGTCCGGGGAAGCCATCATGGCCACGGTGTTAAGCTTAAAGGGCGATTATAAAAGGCCTTTTATCGTGCACATAACGGATGGGGCTTCGAACTGGGGTGTTAGCGTAAAAGAGGCCATTGCCTACTGCGAGGAAAAAAAGGTCAATTTGCTGACGTTGGGCATAGCCTGCAGCCCGTCCAACAAGATGGCCTTGCGGAATGAATATGGCAACAAGGTTGAATTCATAGATAATATCGATGCGTTGCCGCGACTTTTCAAGAATTTGCTGCAATTCAGCAAACGTGTTTAA